One stretch of Rhodoferax lithotrophicus DNA includes these proteins:
- a CDS encoding class I adenylate-forming enzyme family protein — protein sequence MSLVDLLIRQARQQPECAAVFSGTALHATYGQWAARSAGLAQGMRQAGLLPGDRVLLFMHNHPRYLEVLWAAWWAGLVVVPVNAKLHTREVEWIIDNAQARWAFVTRDVAPEPLAGLERQIDIESAEADILLAPMLDAFAVPVTPRELGDLAWLFYTSGTTGRPKGVMLTHRNLITMGLTYFVDVDPVANTDTIVYGAPMSHGAGLYAIPHVMAGARHVVPASGGVDPAELFALGQALGPLSTFAAPTIVKRLVDHAQDHGISVEDSAKSFKTIVYGGAPMYLADIQRALRVMGPCFVQIYGQGETPMVATALSRQQLADTLHPRYLERMASVGVAQTPVQVRVSNEQGQDVALGEVGEVLVKGDCVMAGYWRNPEASALAIRDGWLWTGDVGCLDGDGFLTLKDRSKDLIISGGSNIYPREVEEALLTLSGVDEVAVVGVPDPEWGEAVVAFVVLQAGTAVGQTELDEHCLAQIARFKRPKHYHLVDRLPKNNYGKVLKTDLREVASSALKLHKV from the coding sequence ATGAGTCTTGTTGATTTGCTGATCCGTCAGGCCCGCCAGCAGCCTGAGTGTGCCGCAGTGTTCAGCGGTACAGCGTTGCACGCAACCTATGGCCAGTGGGCGGCCCGCAGTGCCGGTTTGGCGCAGGGGATGCGGCAAGCTGGTTTGCTGCCCGGTGACCGGGTGTTGCTGTTCATGCACAACCATCCGCGTTATCTTGAAGTGTTGTGGGCCGCCTGGTGGGCCGGTCTGGTGGTGGTGCCGGTGAATGCCAAGTTACACACACGGGAGGTCGAATGGATCATTGACAACGCACAAGCCCGCTGGGCCTTTGTCACCCGTGATGTGGCTCCCGAACCATTGGCGGGTCTGGAGCGGCAGATTGACATTGAAAGTGCCGAGGCCGATATATTGTTGGCCCCCATGCTGGATGCTTTTGCGGTCCCGGTGACACCCCGTGAACTTGGCGACTTGGCCTGGCTGTTTTACACCAGTGGCACCACCGGCAGGCCCAAGGGTGTGATGCTGACGCACCGAAACCTGATCACCATGGGATTGACTTATTTTGTCGATGTGGACCCGGTGGCCAACACGGACACCATTGTCTATGGTGCCCCCATGTCGCATGGCGCTGGCCTGTACGCCATACCCCATGTCATGGCGGGCGCGCGTCATGTGGTGCCTGCGTCTGGCGGGGTGGACCCGGCGGAGCTGTTTGCGCTGGGGCAAGCTCTTGGGCCACTGTCCACCTTTGCAGCACCAACCATCGTTAAACGCTTGGTGGATCATGCGCAAGATCATGGCATCAGCGTCGAGGATTCGGCCAAATCTTTCAAAACCATTGTTTACGGTGGTGCGCCCATGTACCTGGCCGACATTCAACGTGCCTTGCGGGTGATGGGGCCATGTTTTGTGCAGATTTATGGGCAGGGTGAAACACCCATGGTGGCAACGGCTCTGTCACGCCAGCAATTGGCAGATACCCTTCATCCACGTTATCTGGAGCGTATGGCCTCGGTGGGGGTGGCACAAACACCGGTGCAGGTGCGGGTGAGTAATGAGCAGGGTCAGGATGTTGCGCTGGGTGAGGTGGGTGAAGTGCTGGTCAAGGGCGACTGTGTGATGGCTGGCTATTGGCGCAATCCAGAAGCCAGCGCACTGGCCATCCGGGATGGCTGGCTGTGGACGGGGGATGTGGGGTGTCTGGATGGAGATGGCTTTTTGACGCTGAAAGACCGCAGCAAGGATCTGATCATCAGTGGCGGCTCCAACATCTACCCACGTGAAGTCGAAGAGGCGCTATTGACATTGAGTGGTGTGGATGAAGTGGCTGTTGTTGGTGTGCCAGACCCCGAGTGGGGTGAAGCGGTTGTGGCGTTTGTTGTGTTGCAGGCGGGCACCGCGGTAGGTCAGACCGAACTGGACGAGCATTGCCTGGCTCAGATCGCGCGCTTCAAACGTCCCAAACATTACCATTTGGTGGATCGTCTGCCTAAAAACAACTATGGCAAAGTGCTGAAAACAGACC
- the secB gene encoding protein-export chaperone SecB, giving the protein MPDNKQAPVFQIQRVYLKGLVLEQPNSPAIFLEPTSPAVEVAISTTAVKQGDGIFESTVSVTVTAKIQDKLAFVVEARQAGVFEIRHIPADQLDSVLGIGCPTILYPYLRANVADAITRAGFPPVHLSEINFQMFYQQQQKAATQQS; this is encoded by the coding sequence ATGCCTGACAACAAGCAAGCACCCGTGTTCCAGATTCAACGTGTCTACCTGAAAGGCTTGGTGCTGGAGCAGCCGAACTCTCCGGCCATTTTTCTTGAGCCAACATCTCCTGCGGTGGAAGTGGCGATTTCCACCACTGCCGTGAAACAGGGTGATGGGATTTTCGAGTCCACGGTCAGTGTGACCGTGACGGCCAAAATTCAGGACAAGCTGGCTTTTGTGGTGGAGGCCAGGCAGGCGGGTGTTTTTGAAATTCGCCATATACCTGCTGATCAGCTTGACTCGGTACTGGGTATCGGTTGCCCGACTATTTTGTACCCTTACCTGCGGGCCAACGTGGCTGATGCCATCACCCGTGCCGGATTTCCGCCCGTGCATCTCTCTGAAATCAATTTTCAGATGTTTTATCAACAGCAACAAAAAGCTGCTACGCAGCAGAGCTGA
- a CDS encoding acetone carboxylase subunit gamma — protein MSIYTQEQVNYLVEGKLDWETTMRMLSMPKDEERFSMYLNTLQSKLPWDDKVILPISLHLFIAQNKKTKQWVTKCSCGHEFGDYRKNWKLEALIYVRDNAEAMHEVYPALMAPDTNWQVYREYYCPTCGTMHDVEAPTPWYPVMHEFEPDIEAFYKDWVHLPLPEKAN, from the coding sequence CACAAGAGCAAGTGAACTATCTGGTGGAAGGCAAGCTGGACTGGGAAACCACCATGCGTATGCTGTCCATGCCCAAGGACGAGGAGCGCTTCAGCATGTACCTCAACACGCTGCAGTCCAAGCTGCCGTGGGATGACAAGGTCATTTTGCCGATCAGTCTGCACCTGTTCATTGCCCAAAACAAGAAGACCAAACAGTGGGTTACCAAATGCAGTTGTGGCCACGAGTTTGGTGACTACCGCAAGAACTGGAAACTTGAAGCCCTGATCTACGTGCGTGACAACGCAGAGGCCATGCACGAGGTGTATCCCGCCCTGATGGCACCGGACACCAATTGGCAGGTGTATCGCGAGTATTACTGCCCGACCTGCGGCACCATGCACGACGTGGAGGCACCCACACCGTGGTATCCGGTGATGCATGAGTTCGAGCCCGATATTGAAGCCTTCTACAAGGACTGGGTGCACCTGCCCTTGCCTGAAAAGGCCAATTAA